A genome region from Flavobacterium sp. CFS9 includes the following:
- a CDS encoding DUF932 domain-containing protein: MAHNINYNSSTGNYSFFSVKQKAWHNLGKTVQDYPTSAEAIRHAQLDYEVAKTPLYTKALAKEEMQDGTVTAGAELHVPDYFSTIRTDSNTVLGVVGKDYHIVQNREAFSFFDAIVGGGEGILYETAGALGNGERIFITAKLPDYIRVGSGDDVTEKYIFLTTSHDGSGSITAAFTPIRIVCQNTLNASLRNMSNVVRIRHTSGAKQRLDDAHKVMGLADTLSSQLQDIFNHWAKVKVTDTEVKKLIQLALCPNRETLEMLKTGADDAVSAIFRNTVEDAFAYAMASDTQQMETTKGTLYGAYNAVTGYYQNVRTYKDDEAKLQSIVLGGTAQLKSQKAFELCTSFAVDGSRALMLN, translated from the coding sequence ATGGCACACAATATCAATTACAACAGCAGCACAGGAAATTATTCATTTTTCAGCGTAAAGCAGAAAGCATGGCACAATCTCGGAAAAACGGTGCAGGACTATCCGACAAGCGCAGAAGCCATCAGGCACGCCCAATTGGATTACGAGGTCGCCAAAACGCCTTTATACACCAAAGCCTTGGCAAAGGAGGAAATGCAGGACGGTACTGTGACGGCAGGCGCAGAACTGCACGTTCCCGATTATTTCTCGACCATCCGCACCGACAGCAATACGGTTTTAGGCGTAGTGGGGAAAGACTACCATATCGTGCAGAACCGTGAGGCGTTCAGCTTTTTTGACGCCATAGTCGGGGGCGGCGAAGGCATCCTGTATGAAACCGCAGGGGCGTTAGGGAACGGGGAACGTATCTTCATTACAGCCAAGCTTCCCGACTACATCAGGGTCGGCAGCGGGGATGATGTGACTGAAAAATATATTTTCCTGACCACTTCCCACGATGGAAGCGGAAGCATTACAGCAGCCTTCACTCCCATCCGAATCGTATGCCAAAACACCCTTAACGCCTCACTCCGCAACATGAGCAACGTGGTGCGCATCCGACACACTTCGGGAGCAAAACAGCGCCTTGATGATGCGCACAAGGTCATGGGACTGGCAGACACGCTGAGCAGTCAGCTGCAGGACATCTTCAACCATTGGGCTAAAGTAAAAGTTACGGATACAGAGGTCAAGAAATTGATTCAGTTGGCATTATGCCCGAACAGGGAAACTCTGGAAATGCTTAAAACTGGCGCAGATGATGCCGTGTCCGCCATTTTCAGAAACACCGTGGAAGATGCTTTTGCCTATGCCATGGCAAGCGACACCCAACAGATGGAAACCACAAAAGGCACGCTCTACGGCGCTTACAATGCCGTGACGGGATATTATCAGAACGTGCGCACCTACAAGGACGATGAAGCCAAACTGCAGTCCATCGTGTTGGGAGGAACGGCACAGCTGAAATCGCAGAAAGCCTTCGAACTCTGCACCTCTTTTGCCGTGGACGGCAGCAGGGCGCTGATGCTGAATTAA